In Meiothermus ruber DSM 1279, the following proteins share a genomic window:
- a CDS encoding ATP-binding protein, with the protein MKPVGMVLGSREAKALDFWVAVEEGQYLRLDDLVYVEFLHPDPSKGKVRYYGMVDEVIKLYEGAPFDTDVFLARRDLLPVSLSYVAHVQVTRIMPEEYLPPNPGAPVYPAQDASLELALYYDRMQEQKLPVGLLKNGEVAYINFEFLNGFKGGHVNISGVSGVAAKTSYATFLLHSIFQSSANRQKANTKALIFNVKGEDLFYLDKDNSGLNNEARAAYQKLGLPAQAFQSVAFLAPPRKTPGDILADVGRPDASAYYWDLVQFCREGLLPFLFTDRGAMSNLGFLIDQVTERLRRLVGDENDKQGQRGPHILVDDWSDELSTSEAHVPFDELGRQKIVTFAQLVRYIEFKLLGPESADDEDKQKGDPRWTARQARGTLEAFVRRLRASIGNVEHLVRGDKPGKRPNPLGSQAQVSVVDIHQLSAQAQMFVVGSILREVFGRKEKGDYAGRVFVVLDELNKYAPRDGESPIKDILLDIAERGRSLGVILIGAQQTASEVESRIVGNAAIRVVGRLDAAEAERPEYRYLPPSFRQRAVILPQGTMILHQPEVPVPLALTFPLPAWAMKKDEVLEDVSAETLSRLID; encoded by the coding sequence GTGAAACCGGTAGGCATGGTATTGGGTAGCCGCGAAGCAAAGGCCTTGGATTTCTGGGTTGCAGTCGAGGAGGGGCAGTACCTGCGCCTCGACGACCTGGTCTATGTCGAGTTTCTTCACCCCGACCCAAGCAAAGGCAAGGTGCGCTACTACGGCATGGTGGATGAGGTGATCAAGCTCTACGAGGGGGCCCCGTTCGACACCGATGTGTTCCTGGCCCGGCGCGACCTGCTGCCGGTGAGCCTCTCCTATGTCGCACACGTGCAGGTCACCCGGATCATGCCGGAGGAATACCTACCCCCCAACCCTGGCGCGCCGGTCTATCCGGCGCAGGACGCTTCGCTGGAGCTGGCCCTGTACTACGACCGGATGCAAGAGCAAAAACTCCCGGTGGGCCTCCTGAAAAACGGCGAGGTGGCCTACATCAACTTCGAATTTCTCAACGGCTTCAAAGGCGGGCACGTCAATATATCGGGGGTCTCGGGGGTGGCGGCCAAAACCAGCTACGCCACCTTTTTGCTGCACAGCATCTTTCAATCGTCTGCCAACCGGCAAAAAGCCAACACCAAGGCCCTTATCTTCAACGTCAAGGGGGAAGACCTCTTCTACCTCGACAAGGACAACAGCGGGCTGAACAACGAGGCCAGAGCCGCCTACCAAAAGCTGGGCCTGCCTGCCCAGGCCTTCCAGAGCGTGGCCTTCCTGGCCCCGCCCCGCAAAACCCCTGGCGATATTCTGGCCGATGTGGGCCGCCCCGATGCCAGCGCTTACTACTGGGACTTGGTGCAGTTCTGCCGCGAGGGCCTGCTCCCATTCCTGTTCACCGATCGAGGGGCCATGAGCAACCTGGGCTTTCTGATTGACCAGGTAACTGAGCGCCTGCGCCGCCTGGTGGGCGATGAGAACGATAAGCAAGGGCAGCGGGGCCCCCATATTTTGGTAGACGACTGGTCGGATGAGCTTTCGACCAGCGAGGCCCATGTGCCATTTGATGAGCTGGGCCGGCAAAAGATCGTCACCTTTGCCCAGTTGGTGCGCTACATCGAGTTCAAGCTCTTGGGGCCCGAGTCTGCCGACGACGAAGACAAGCAGAAGGGCGACCCGCGCTGGACAGCCCGGCAGGCTCGAGGCACGCTCGAGGCTTTTGTGCGGCGTTTGCGTGCTTCCATTGGCAACGTCGAGCACCTCGTCCGAGGGGATAAACCCGGCAAAAGGCCCAACCCCCTGGGCAGCCAGGCCCAGGTAAGCGTGGTGGACATTCACCAGCTCTCGGCGCAGGCACAGATGTTTGTGGTTGGCTCCATTTTGCGCGAGGTGTTTGGCCGCAAAGAGAAAGGTGATTATGCGGGCCGGGTGTTTGTGGTGCTGGATGAGCTCAACAAGTACGCCCCCCGCGACGGCGAAAGCCCCATCAAAGACATTCTGCTGGACATTGCCGAGCGCGGGCGCAGCCTGGGCGTGATTCTGATTGGCGCGCAACAAACCGCCTCCGAGGTGGAGAGCCGCATTGTCGGCAACGCCGCTATCCGGGTGGTAGGCCGGCTCGATGCCGCCGAGGCTGAGCGGCCCGAGTACCGCTACCTGCCCCCATCCTTCCGCCAGAGGGCAGTAATTTTACCGCAAGGAACCATGATTCTGCACCAACCCGAGGTGCCGGTGCCACTGGCTCTTACCTTTCCGCTGCCGGCCTGGGCCATGAAAAAAGATGAGGTGCTGGAGGATGTCTCGGCAGAAACATTATCCCGGCTGATAGACTGA
- the aat gene encoding leucyl/phenylalanyl-tRNA--protein transferase: MDKSNLQAVLGMYAQGYFPLGIEHGIGWFDQRAYGTPYRALMPLDERFHIPRSLRRVLNSRRFEVRIDHDFEGVLEGCATRGWTYSSETWLTPEVAELYRSLHRYGFAHSFETWCGNQLAGGILGIALGAAFIGDSMFYSIPNASKVAMVRLVEHLRARGFEIFDVQVQNPHLARFGAIEVDPLEFRQRLWRAIQKPARFVD, from the coding sequence GTGGATAAGAGCAACCTACAAGCTGTACTGGGCATGTATGCGCAGGGGTATTTTCCTCTGGGGATAGAGCACGGCATCGGCTGGTTCGACCAGCGGGCCTATGGCACGCCCTACCGCGCCCTGATGCCACTCGACGAGCGCTTTCACATTCCCCGCAGTTTAAGGCGGGTCTTAAACAGCAGACGTTTTGAAGTGCGCATCGACCACGATTTCGAAGGGGTTCTGGAGGGCTGTGCCACCCGGGGTTGGACGTATTCCAGCGAAACCTGGCTCACCCCTGAGGTGGCTGAGTTGTATAGAAGCCTTCATCGCTATGGCTTTGCCCACAGTTTCGAGACCTGGTGTGGCAACCAGCTCGCAGGCGGCATTCTGGGCATTGCGCTGGGGGCTGCCTTCATCGGTGACAGCATGTTTTACAGCATTCCCAACGCTTCCAAGGTGGCTATGGTGCGCTTGGTCGAGCACCTGCGCGCTCGAGGTTTTGAGATTTTTGATGTGCAGGTGCAAAACCCCCACCTGGCCCGATTCGGCGCCATCGAGGTAGACCCCCTCGAGTTTCGCCAGCGGCTATGGCGGGCCATCCAGAAACCGGCCCGGTTTGTGGACTAG
- a CDS encoding citrate synthase/methylcitrate synthase: MSATVAIARGLEDVIFTESSLCFIDGDQGRLYYAGYKIQDLAEYSTFEEVTYLLLHGHLPNKAELKAFSARLASLRALPASIIKQIKQFPRDAHPMSMLRTAVSELGMVDPTESDVSPEALYEKSLSLIAKFATIVAATKRHREGQKILAPRKGLSHAANFLYMSTGKVPSKEETKLMDVALILQAEHGFNASTFTAIATYSTQADIYSSIVAAVGALKGPRHGGANEAVMKMIAEIGAPENVSAWLADLQAKKGRVMGMGHRVYKSYDPRAGVLDKYAGAVAAKQGYSKEYAILKELERQAGAIYNPKGIYPNVDFYSGVVYSDLGYPLEFFTPIFAVARISGWCAHILEYTKLDNRLLRPDSHYTGKLDLPYKPLSKR; this comes from the coding sequence ATGAGTGCAACTGTTGCGATTGCTCGAGGTCTGGAAGATGTCATCTTTACCGAAAGTAGCCTGTGCTTCATCGACGGCGACCAGGGTCGCCTCTACTACGCTGGCTATAAAATCCAGGATCTCGCCGAGTACTCCACCTTTGAGGAAGTAACCTACCTACTGCTGCACGGCCACCTACCCAACAAGGCCGAGCTCAAGGCCTTCAGCGCCAGGCTGGCCTCGCTGCGGGCCTTACCGGCCTCGATTATCAAACAAATCAAACAGTTCCCCCGCGACGCCCACCCCATGTCCATGCTGCGCACCGCGGTGAGCGAGCTGGGCATGGTAGACCCCACCGAGAGCGACGTCTCCCCCGAGGCGCTGTACGAGAAGTCTCTTTCTCTGATCGCCAAGTTTGCTACCATCGTGGCCGCTACCAAGCGTCACCGCGAGGGGCAAAAAATTCTGGCCCCCCGCAAAGGCCTGTCCCATGCGGCCAACTTCCTTTACATGTCCACTGGCAAGGTGCCCAGCAAGGAAGAGACCAAGCTGATGGACGTGGCCCTGATTTTGCAGGCCGAGCACGGTTTCAACGCCTCCACCTTTACCGCCATTGCCACCTACTCCACCCAGGCCGACATCTACAGCTCCATCGTTGCCGCGGTGGGGGCGCTCAAGGGCCCCCGGCACGGCGGCGCCAACGAAGCGGTGATGAAGATGATCGCCGAGATTGGCGCCCCCGAAAACGTCTCGGCCTGGCTGGCCGATCTGCAGGCCAAGAAGGGCCGCGTGATGGGCATGGGCCATCGGGTCTACAAGTCCTACGACCCCCGGGCTGGGGTGCTCGACAAGTACGCGGGGGCGGTGGCCGCCAAGCAAGGGTACAGCAAAGAGTACGCCATCTTGAAGGAGCTCGAGCGCCAGGCAGGGGCCATCTACAACCCCAAGGGCATCTACCCCAACGTGGACTTCTACTCGGGGGTGGTGTACTCCGACCTGGGCTACCCCCTCGAGTTCTTTACGCCCATCTTCGCGGTGGCCCGCATCTCGGGCTGGTGTGCGCACATCCTCGAGTACACCAAGCTAGATAACCGCTTGCTGCGCCCCGACTCCCACTACACCGGGAAGCTAGACCTTCCCTACAAACCCCTGTCGAAACGCTAA
- a CDS encoding HesA/MoeB/ThiF family protein, whose amino-acid sequence MWSKEELDRYARHIVLPGVGGAGQARLKQSAVLVVGAGGLGSPVLMYLAAAGVGRLGLVEMDRVDVSNLQRQVLFDTPSVGQRKAEIAKSRLESLNPHIQIEAHAERITSENALRLLHPYDLVIDCTDNFPTRYLLNDACVLLDKPLVYGAIHQFEGQLSVFHHQGGPCYRCLFPQPPRPGTVPSCAEAGVFGVLPGVIGSLMATEAIKVLLGLGEVLSGTLLLYDGLQARFHRVGFPRRPDCPVCGEQPSVSTLQDYELWCGISV is encoded by the coding sequence ATGTGGAGCAAAGAGGAGCTAGACCGTTACGCCCGCCACATTGTGCTGCCGGGCGTGGGGGGGGCCGGCCAGGCCCGGCTCAAACAAAGCGCGGTGCTGGTGGTGGGGGCCGGCGGACTGGGCTCGCCGGTTCTAATGTACCTGGCCGCAGCGGGGGTGGGCCGGCTGGGCCTGGTGGAGATGGATCGGGTGGACGTTTCCAACCTCCAGCGGCAGGTGCTGTTCGATACCCCATCGGTGGGGCAGCGCAAGGCCGAGATAGCCAAAAGCCGCCTGGAAAGCCTCAACCCCCATATCCAGATCGAAGCCCACGCCGAGCGGATTACCTCCGAAAACGCCCTTAGGCTGCTGCACCCCTACGATCTGGTAATCGACTGCACCGACAATTTTCCAACCCGCTACCTGCTCAACGATGCCTGTGTCTTGCTAGATAAACCGCTGGTGTATGGGGCCATCCACCAGTTTGAGGGTCAGCTTTCGGTGTTTCACCACCAAGGGGGCCCCTGTTACCGCTGCCTGTTCCCCCAGCCACCCAGGCCTGGTACCGTTCCTAGCTGCGCCGAGGCCGGGGTGTTTGGCGTACTTCCCGGCGTGATTGGTAGCTTGATGGCCACCGAGGCGATAAAAGTGCTGCTGGGCCTTGGGGAGGTGCTGTCCGGAACGCTGCTGCTCTACGATGGTTTACAGGCCCGCTTCCATCGGGTGGGCTTCCCCCGTCGCCCGGACTGCCCGGTGTGTGGTGAGCAACCTAGTGTATCTACACTGCAAGATTATGAGCTTTGGTGCGGAATTTCCGTGTAA
- a CDS encoding Mov34/MPN/PAD-1 family protein: MILRLPPACLEQTRFYLRAALPREGVGLWVGRAGRVVEFWPLPNVHPRPRERYEADPQALIEAVRRIEQRGLELLAIVHSHPSGPALPSEADRAQAYWRVPYVIFDMRTGDFRAFCLPQTEEVPVWLEG; encoded by the coding sequence ATGATTCTAAGGCTGCCCCCGGCCTGCCTCGAGCAGACCCGCTTCTATCTGCGGGCCGCCCTGCCCCGGGAGGGCGTGGGCCTCTGGGTGGGCCGGGCGGGGCGGGTGGTGGAGTTTTGGCCGCTGCCCAACGTTCACCCGCGCCCCCGCGAGCGCTACGAGGCCGACCCCCAGGCCCTCATCGAAGCCGTTCGGCGCATCGAGCAAAGGGGCCTCGAGCTTCTCGCCATCGTGCACTCCCACCCCAGCGGCCCGGCGCTGCCCAGCGAGGCGGATCGTGCGCAGGCTTACTGGCGGGTTCCCTACGTAATCTTCGATATGCGAACCGGAGACTTCCGGGCTTTTTGCCTGCCACAAACGGAGGAGGTTCCGGTCTGGCTCGAGGGATGA
- a CDS encoding DUF2461 domain-containing protein, with protein sequence MAAVLTQKQAYFSPELFHFLIELRYNNRREWFQANKPRYEALVRQPFLRFIADFAPHLEKISPDYLAGPQSLFRIQRDTRFSANKAPYKTHAAAQFRHRRGRDVHMPGFYIHLEPDNCFLGAGIWMPEPENLRRIRAAIARQDPRWLRLRGRLELDGEGKLTRPPRGYRADHPLIEDLKQRSFTVSYPLAEEVVTSDALLPAVEKVFLELLPLNQFLSEVLLLPQEEEP encoded by the coding sequence ATGGCGGCTGTGTTGACCCAAAAGCAAGCGTATTTTTCCCCCGAACTTTTTCATTTTCTGATCGAGCTGCGCTATAACAACCGGCGCGAATGGTTTCAGGCCAACAAGCCCCGCTACGAGGCCCTGGTGCGGCAGCCGTTCCTGCGCTTTATCGCCGACTTCGCCCCGCACCTGGAAAAAATCAGCCCCGATTACCTGGCAGGCCCCCAGAGCCTCTTTCGCATCCAGCGCGATACCCGCTTCAGCGCCAACAAGGCCCCCTACAAAACCCATGCGGCGGCCCAGTTTCGCCATCGTCGGGGCCGGGATGTGCATATGCCGGGCTTTTACATTCACCTCGAGCCCGACAACTGCTTCCTGGGCGCCGGTATCTGGATGCCTGAGCCGGAAAACCTGCGGCGCATCCGGGCCGCCATTGCCCGCCAGGATCCCCGCTGGCTGCGGCTGCGCGGGCGGCTCGAGCTCGACGGGGAGGGCAAGCTCACCCGCCCACCCAGGGGCTACCGCGCCGACCACCCCCTCATCGAAGACCTCAAGCAGCGGAGCTTTACGGTTTCGTACCCCCTTGCCGAAGAGGTGGTTACCTCCGACGCACTCCTCCCAGCCGTAGAAAAGGTGTTTCTTGAACTGCTGCCGCTCAACCAGTTTTTGAGCGAGGTCTTGCTATTACCGCAAGAGGAAGAGCCATGA
- a CDS encoding TlpA family protein disulfide reductase has protein sequence MRRYPLLGTVTLHTPDGQALLNLNSMEAAPKKLSPALQLGIVGLIAVGLVALALFAAPPQRAGDLPQAQLVRLDGSSAVLRSGKPIVLTVWATWCTYCQRQLPEFEEMARQRPDVQFAFVNDGEPVQLVRQFHDTRGFSSAVVYQDALRTVSRSLRVNGYPSNFFYDSRGRLVGEVRGYMSPEQLQAALAQLN, from the coding sequence GTGAGGCGGTATCCTCTGCTGGGCACTGTGACCCTGCACACCCCGGACGGGCAGGCCCTGCTAAACTTGAATTCGATGGAAGCGGCTCCTAAAAAACTTTCCCCGGCTTTGCAGCTGGGCATTGTCGGTCTGATTGCCGTTGGTTTGGTTGCCCTGGCGCTGTTTGCGGCTCCCCCCCAGCGGGCGGGCGATCTGCCCCAGGCCCAGCTGGTTCGCCTGGACGGTAGCAGCGCGGTTTTGCGCAGTGGAAAGCCCATTGTGCTCACGGTCTGGGCGACCTGGTGTACCTACTGCCAGCGGCAGCTCCCCGAGTTCGAAGAGATGGCCCGCCAGCGGCCCGATGTGCAATTCGCCTTTGTCAACGATGGTGAGCCGGTGCAGTTGGTGCGCCAGTTCCACGATACCCGGGGCTTTTCCAGCGCGGTGGTCTACCAGGACGCGCTTCGGACGGTTTCCCGGTCGCTCAGGGTGAACGGCTATCCCTCCAACTTTTTCTATGACTCCAGAGGCAGGCTGGTGGGGGAGGTGCGGGGCTATATGAGCCCGGAGCAGCTCCAGGCCGCCCTGGCCCAGCTCAACTGA
- a CDS encoding MFS transporter — MSAHSSAQSSDGLAPIPAQVRKNTWLLAITQAINGAGIQLVPTFGAIQVVMLLGNAAFAGLATSLLSLARVMTAFYVGRMTDRRGRKAGLYLGLWLALVGALLIGTATLLGSFALFCAGALVFGSGVGAVQQMRVAAADMYPPSRRAEGLSLVAMGSLFGAGLSPLLVWVAEHLGLALGINEIALAWLMLPLLILPSFLLVAGIQPDPKQMALELARYYPAWALQGAASASEGLEQKDLARVRLAAILTAVTVQGQMVMMMAMTALALKALDCSLSQISFSVALHVMGMFALSWPIGRLTDRLGRKPVIMAGLAVAGLGALLVGLGEGYWVITAGTFLVGLGWSGAFLSANTMLTDVTPPTRRGQAIGMLDLWSNAAGMSLPILGGLIVEGFNLHMLGFFGALLMLVPLYNLSRVREHQPGDYRP, encoded by the coding sequence GTGTCCGCTCATTCCTCCGCACAATCCAGTGACGGCTTGGCCCCCATTCCCGCACAGGTACGCAAGAACACCTGGTTGCTGGCCATCACCCAGGCCATCAACGGCGCAGGCATCCAGCTAGTGCCCACCTTTGGCGCCATCCAGGTGGTGATGCTGCTGGGCAATGCCGCATTTGCAGGCTTAGCCACCAGTCTTTTATCACTGGCCAGGGTCATGACGGCCTTTTACGTTGGGCGCATGACCGACCGACGGGGGAGAAAAGCGGGGCTGTACCTAGGTTTGTGGCTGGCCCTGGTGGGGGCCTTGCTGATCGGTACCGCCACCCTGCTGGGGTCGTTTGCCTTGTTCTGCGCAGGTGCTTTAGTTTTTGGCAGCGGGGTGGGGGCGGTGCAGCAGATGCGGGTGGCGGCCGCCGATATGTACCCCCCCAGCCGCCGGGCCGAGGGGCTGAGCCTGGTAGCCATGGGCTCTTTGTTTGGGGCCGGCCTCTCTCCATTGCTGGTCTGGGTGGCCGAGCACCTGGGGCTGGCCCTGGGCATCAACGAGATTGCCCTGGCCTGGCTAATGCTGCCACTGTTGATTCTGCCAAGCTTCCTGCTGGTAGCCGGCATCCAGCCCGACCCCAAGCAGATGGCCCTCGAGCTCGCCCGGTACTACCCGGCCTGGGCCTTGCAGGGCGCGGCCTCGGCCTCGGAGGGCCTCGAGCAAAAAGACCTGGCGCGCGTGCGGTTGGCGGCCATTCTCACGGCGGTCACGGTGCAGGGGCAGATGGTGATGATGATGGCCATGACGGCCCTGGCCCTCAAGGCCCTGGATTGCAGCCTTTCGCAGATCTCCTTTTCGGTAGCCCTGCACGTGATGGGCATGTTTGCCCTGTCCTGGCCCATAGGCCGCCTGACCGACCGGCTGGGCCGCAAGCCGGTGATCATGGCGGGGCTGGCGGTGGCAGGGCTGGGGGCCCTCCTGGTGGGGCTGGGTGAGGGCTACTGGGTGATCACCGCCGGCACTTTTCTGGTGGGGCTGGGCTGGTCGGGGGCCTTTCTGAGCGCCAACACCATGCTGACCGACGTGACACCCCCCACCCGGCGCGGCCAGGCCATTGGGATGCTCGACCTGTGGTCCAACGCCGCCGGCATGAGCCTGCCCATCCTGGGCGGGCTGATTGTGGAAGGGTTCAACCTCCACATGCTGGGCTTCTTTGGCGCGCTCTTGATGCTGGTTCCGCTTTACAATTTGTCCCGGGTGCGGGAGCACCAGCCCGGCGACTACCGCCCCTAA
- a CDS encoding DEAD/DEAH box helicase encodes MSLPKALLPYTSYAEWLRDLEGYAGQLAFVRLLPAEPPQKAAYNGVFSGVLAALELQPFSFQAEAFAVIEQGQHLVMATSTASGKSLVFQAPVLKAVLEGQTALLLYPTKALAHDQLGRLRQMGRVLEVADRIYAYDGDTPDSQRKKAREQGRALLTNPDMLHFGLLPRHGEWAAFLARLRYIVLDELHAYRGVFGSHTALILQRLLRLAWHYGARPQVIAASATIANPAEHAQGLTGLEFVQITASPRGAEREFAVWVPKALDKEGKNRRSPNLEAALLARHAAEQGLRTLIFTNARRTAELVARYAADDRVRPYRAGYTAADRRKLEQALQEGTVRVLVSTSALELGVDIGGLEVVVLLGYPGSVSSFWQRAGRAGRGQQRALVLWIPREDPMDAYFEQHPELLLTGAPESAIADPDNPTLFPLHAHCAARELPIALPVEASTQPLDPFYKPWHNIQPPLIEKHRRLFSTVRNPHQALILRGFGKTFSLRDNTGKLLGTLDERQAYWEAHPGAVYLHQGEGYLVRNLDLERREIVLLPGLEDYYTQPRAETEIEVLQGEEMLEGVWVGSVLLRERVTGYVKKRFVSEVVLEEVALLMPELTFQTEAVWFHPCLGLAVLPTVEAGNPVEPRWPERGFLTEALVPSAIHALEHTLIGLLPLFVLAERQDIGGVSYPFYPRPLPSGSGPTIFIYDGYPGGVGYARAAARQFPRWVAAARDLLQRCPCEAGCPRCILSPKCGNGNQFLDKQAALLLAEWLSTRYRNRKPN; translated from the coding sequence ATGTCGTTGCCCAAGGCCTTACTGCCCTACACCTCCTACGCTGAATGGCTGCGCGACCTCGAGGGCTACGCCGGACAGCTCGCCTTTGTGCGGTTGCTGCCCGCCGAGCCACCGCAAAAAGCGGCCTACAACGGGGTTTTCTCGGGGGTACTGGCCGCGCTCGAGCTGCAACCCTTTAGCTTTCAGGCCGAGGCTTTTGCCGTCATTGAGCAGGGCCAGCACCTGGTGATGGCCACCTCCACCGCCTCGGGGAAGAGCCTGGTGTTTCAGGCCCCGGTGCTCAAAGCCGTGCTCGAGGGCCAGACCGCCCTGCTGCTCTACCCCACCAAGGCCCTGGCCCACGACCAGTTGGGACGGTTGCGGCAGATGGGGCGGGTGCTCGAGGTCGCCGACCGAATCTATGCCTACGACGGCGATACCCCCGACTCGCAGCGCAAAAAAGCCCGGGAGCAGGGGCGCGCCCTCCTCACCAACCCCGATATGCTGCACTTTGGCCTGCTCCCGCGTCACGGCGAGTGGGCGGCGTTTCTTGCCCGGCTACGCTACATCGTGCTGGACGAGCTTCACGCCTACCGGGGGGTGTTTGGCTCTCACACCGCCCTGATTCTGCAACGGCTTTTGCGGCTGGCCTGGCACTACGGGGCCAGGCCGCAGGTCATCGCGGCCAGCGCCACCATCGCCAACCCCGCCGAACACGCCCAGGGCCTGACCGGCCTCGAGTTCGTGCAAATCACCGCCAGCCCCCGGGGGGCCGAGCGCGAGTTTGCGGTCTGGGTGCCCAAGGCCCTGGATAAAGAGGGCAAAAACCGCCGCAGCCCCAACCTCGAGGCCGCCCTGCTGGCCCGCCACGCCGCCGAGCAGGGGCTGCGCACCCTGATCTTCACCAACGCCCGCCGCACCGCTGAGCTGGTCGCCCGCTACGCCGCCGACGATCGGGTGCGCCCCTACCGGGCCGGCTATACCGCAGCGGATCGTCGAAAGCTGGAACAGGCCCTGCAGGAAGGCACGGTTCGGGTGCTGGTGAGCACCAGCGCCCTCGAGCTGGGGGTGGATATCGGGGGATTGGAGGTGGTGGTGCTGCTGGGCTATCCGGGCTCGGTGAGTTCGTTCTGGCAGCGGGCCGGTCGGGCTGGGCGCGGGCAGCAGCGCGCGTTGGTGCTCTGGATTCCCCGCGAAGACCCCATGGATGCCTACTTCGAGCAACACCCCGAGCTGCTCCTGACCGGCGCCCCGGAGTCGGCCATCGCCGACCCCGATAACCCCACGCTCTTCCCCCTGCACGCCCACTGCGCCGCGCGGGAGCTGCCCATCGCCTTACCTGTGGAAGCCAGCACCCAGCCCCTCGACCCCTTTTACAAGCCCTGGCACAACATCCAGCCCCCCCTGATCGAAAAGCACCGGCGGCTTTTCTCCACCGTGCGCAACCCCCACCAGGCCCTAATCCTGCGCGGCTTTGGCAAAACCTTTAGCCTGCGCGACAACACCGGGAAGCTCTTGGGTACCCTGGACGAGCGCCAGGCCTACTGGGAGGCCCATCCGGGCGCGGTCTACCTGCACCAGGGCGAGGGTTATCTGGTGCGCAACCTCGACCTCGAGCGGCGGGAAATTGTGCTGCTGCCGGGCCTTGAGGACTACTACACCCAGCCCCGGGCCGAGACCGAGATCGAGGTGCTGCAAGGCGAGGAAATGCTCGAGGGGGTCTGGGTGGGGTCGGTGCTGCTGCGCGAGCGGGTGACCGGGTACGTCAAAAAGCGCTTCGTCAGCGAGGTGGTGCTGGAAGAGGTCGCGCTCCTGATGCCGGAACTCACCTTCCAGACCGAAGCCGTCTGGTTCCACCCCTGCCTGGGCCTGGCGGTGTTGCCGACGGTGGAAGCGGGCAACCCGGTGGAGCCGCGCTGGCCCGAGCGTGGCTTCCTGACCGAGGCCCTGGTGCCCTCGGCCATCCACGCCCTCGAGCACACCCTGATCGGCCTTCTGCCCCTCTTCGTGCTGGCCGAACGGCAGGACATCGGGGGGGTCTCGTACCCCTTTTACCCCCGGCCCCTGCCCTCGGGCAGCGGCCCCACCATCTTCATCTACGACGGCTACCCCGGCGGCGTGGGGTATGCTCGAGCGGCCGCGCGGCAGTTTCCCCGGTGGGTGGCCGCGGCCCGCGACCTGCTTCAGCGCTGCCCTTGCGAAGCGGGCTGTCCGCGCTGCATCCTGTCACCCAAGTGCGGCAACGGCAACCAGTTCCTGGACAAGCAGGCCGCGCTATTGCTGGCAGAATGGCTCAGTACACGTTACCGCAACAGAAAGCCCAACTGA
- a CDS encoding nucleotidyltransferase domain-containing protein, which yields MEDLIAQIVDSLKSDPKVVGVLLTGSRARGDASPFADIDFWVLLSGVTERGFRSYEQDGHLVEIHFRNLVQARDKMRRHPMELYSHLDGRILHDPEGKLAALRLEAQQLFEAYEVPEAERKALAHWLETARRKLQSALQEQARLKMGYFSSIQSQKILEGLWAANNKPVPPAGAVFTHLTRLETPLPHFELIEGLFAGDPLKRCKTALTLIDWILPRIN from the coding sequence ATGGAAGACCTGATCGCTCAAATTGTAGACTCGCTCAAGTCCGACCCCAAGGTGGTGGGGGTGTTGCTGACCGGCTCGCGCGCTCGAGGCGACGCCTCCCCTTTTGCCGATATTGACTTTTGGGTGCTTCTGAGTGGGGTCACGGAACGTGGCTTTCGAAGTTATGAACAAGACGGCCACCTGGTGGAGATACACTTTCGCAACCTGGTACAGGCCCGCGACAAGATGCGCCGCCACCCTATGGAGTTGTATAGCCACCTGGACGGCAGAATCCTCCATGACCCTGAGGGCAAGCTGGCCGCGCTGCGGCTCGAGGCCCAGCAGCTATTCGAAGCCTACGAGGTACCCGAAGCCGAACGCAAAGCCCTGGCCCACTGGCTGGAAACAGCCCGCCGCAAACTCCAGAGTGCTTTACAGGAGCAGGCCCGGCTCAAAATGGGGTATTTTTCCAGCATCCAGAGCCAGAAAATTTTGGAGGGCCTGTGGGCTGCCAATAACAAGCCCGTGCCCCCTGCCGGGGCGGTTTTCACCCACCTTACCCGGCTGGAAACCCCCCTGCCTCATTTCGAGCTGATCGAGGGCCTGTTTGCAGGCGATCCGCTCAAGCGCTGCAAAACTGCCCTAACCCTCATTGACTGGATTCTGCCGCGCATAAACTGA